In Etheostoma spectabile isolate EspeVRDwgs_2016 chromosome 20, UIUC_Espe_1.0, whole genome shotgun sequence, the following are encoded in one genomic region:
- the gpr135 gene encoding G-protein coupled receptor 135 — protein MDSRVSTALRGSGGSNYTADTPGPGFTNHLGTTSPGVPRVVSIVTSIVTATTEATLGNSGNFSTFRDPRGSDLGPIHPGSTPSVLSAAESKSVLQGITVATQALVLLAIFLLSSFGNSAVVVVIIKHRQLRTVTNAFIMSLSLSDFLTAVLCLPFSFVMLFSKDGTWMFGDRFCVANGFFNTCFGIISTLTMTLISFDRYFAIVRQPQAKIGRQKATRLLIAVWLTAVIFSLPWYLLVRPPSQIHKRGFYHCMYVFHSGTSRMGTAYSICLIVVCYLLPFALMCFCHYNICKTVRLSEIRVRPVTTYAYLLRFYSEMRTATTVLIMIVFIIFCWGPYCLMGLVTALGDYTFNPAMDTVAIWLAWANGAINPLIYALRNPNISMLLGRSREEGYRTRNIAAYLSSQTHNREARLNQAERIRDRYVSRVGVSNNSRLSNSSPGKGGGGEVAMWACKNPAVFFCRDAQSDTATLPNSVSAPKMKTADTSL, from the exons ATGGATTCGCGTGTTAGCACCGCCCTgcggggcagcggtggcagcaaCTACACAGCTGACACCCCGGGTCCAGGCTTCACCAACCACCTGGGTACTACCTCACCTGGTGTACCAAG GGTTGTTTCCATAGTGACCAGCATAGTGACCGCCACCACAGAGGCCACATTGGGCAACTCAGGAAACTTCTCAACGTTCAGAGACCCTAGAGGGAGTGATCTCGGTCCGATCCATCCGGGGTCGACCCCGTCGGTGCTGAGCGCCGCCGAGAGTAAGTCTGTCCTGCAGGGCATCACCGTGGCAACTCAGGCCCTGGTACTCCTCgccatcttcctcctctccagCTTCGGTAACTCGGCCGTCGTCGTCGTCATCATCAAACACAGACAGCTGCGGACGGTGACCAATGCTTTCATCATGTCGCTGTCGCTGTCGGACTTCCTCACGGCCGTGCTGTGTCTGCCCTTCTCCTTCGTCATGCTGTTCAGCAAAGACGGCACCTGGATGTTCGGGGACCGGTTCTGCGTGGCCAACGGCTTCTTCAACACCTGCTTCGGGATCATCTCCACCCTGACTATGACTTTGATCTCCTTCGACAGGTACTTTGCCATAGTCAGACAGCCGCAGGCCAAAATAGGGCGCCAGAAAGCAACTCGGTTGTTGATTGCTGTGTGGTTGACTGCTGTCATTTTCTCGCTGCCTTGGTATCTCTTGGTCCGACCGCCTTCACAAATCCACAAGCGAGGTTTCTACCACTGTATGTACGTGTTCCACTCCGGGACTTCACGCATGGGGACGGCTTACAGCATCTGCCTTATCGTTGTATGTTATTTACTGCCCTTCGCCCTCATGTGCTTTTGTCATTACAACATCTGTAAGACAGTTCGTCTCTCTGAAATacgagtccgacctgtgaccaCGTACGCATACTTGCTGCGTTTCTACAGTGAAATGCGAACGGCCACCACAGTTCTGATaatgattgttttcattattttttgttgGGGGCCGTATTGTTTAATGGGGTTGGTTACAGCATTGGGGGACTACACGTTCAACCCGGCAATGGACACAGTGGCCATCTGGCTAGCCTGGGCAAACGGCGCCATCAACCCTCTGATCTACGCCCTGAGGAACCCCAATATATCCATGTTACTGGGGCGCAGCAGAGAGGAGGGCTATCGGACAAGAAATATCGCTGCGTACCTCTCCAGCCAAACCCATAACCGCGAGGCTCGGCTTAACCAAGCTGAGAGGATCAGGGACCGCTACGTGAGTCGCGTAGGAGTGAGCAATAACAGCCGGCTGTCAAATTCAAGTCctggaaaaggaggaggaggagaggtggCAATGTGGGCCTGTAAAAACCCTGCCGTGTTCTTCTGCAGGGACGCCCAGTCGGACACCGCAACCCTTCCTAACTCCGTCAGTGCGCCAAAGATGAAGACAGCGGACACCAGCCTGTGA